One genomic window of Nicotiana sylvestris chromosome 10, ASM39365v2, whole genome shotgun sequence includes the following:
- the LOC138879127 gene encoding uncharacterized protein, translated as MASLTVLLWHSGKWNIESNYVDYSIEGILIKEYASYNDLVASISNQLGIDLSSKSIKIQYKVERNCTPIKIHNDMGYRVYVDLKKENREFRMYPLCITTIEKELVSGGSLIQGDIVQIDEVVQRCDSDTDDTLALDFVNSGQEIGVFELDKDLIISKTNQREVMAGQVYKDKATLIEAMEHYVISQSYALLCMSEDCEWGFKASSINKSELFKVREFIDKHTCPLKDKVYEQRQASNSLIGGMIRPKLTNHKRKYTPKDIIDDVKSNLGVDVSYMLAWRAKEKAINFLRGEPADSYKKLPGYLYTIDKTYPGSHIRMVKLPKNEFMIVYISLYAFIKGFDHCRPIMVLDRSHLKSYYTDTFVSASTLDGAGHILPLAYGVIDSKNDVAWTWFFEQFKIAYGDKENMCIVSDRNKSIIKSVSIVYPDIPHFACIWHLWNNVYKGFKKIHAKLSEIYFLMAKAYTQTEFDSLMEKVEKVDIRVKEYLELAGYEKWARLYAPVNRGWTMTSNIAESINVALVSVRELPIYDFLEEVRKLFGHWNCSNCKEAT; from the exons ATGGCAAGTTTAACAGTGTTGTTGTGGCATTCTGGCAAGTGGAACATTGAGAGCAATTACGTCGATTATTCAATTGAGGGAATACTGATAAAGGAGTATGCATCGTATAATGATTTGGTTGCGTCAATCTCTAATCAACTGGGCATAGATTTGAGCTCAAAGTCCATTAAAATTCAATACAAAGTAGAAAGAAATTGCACGCCAATAAAAATACACAATGATATGGGTTACAGGGTGTATGTAGATTtgaaaaaagagaacagagaattcAGGATGTATCCTTTGTGCATAACAACTATTGAAAAAGAACTTGTATCCGGAGGTAGTTTAATTCAAGGCGACATTGTGCAAATAGACGAAGTAGTTCAAAGGTGTGATTCCGATACAGATGATACACTTGCTCTAGATTTTGTCAATTCAGGACAAGAAATTGGGGTGTTCGAACTGGATAAGGATTTGATAATTTCAAAAACTAATCAAAGAGAGGTTATGGCTGGACAAGTATATAAGGATAAGGCTACATTGATAGAGGCGATGGAGCATTATGTTATATCTCAAAG CTATGCATTATTATGTATGTCAGAAGATTGTGAATGGGGGTTTAAGGCTTCGAGCATTAACAAATCAGAACTATTCAAAGTGAGAGAATTCATTGATAAGCATACATGTCCGTTGAAGGACAAGGTGTATGAGCAGCGACAGGCAAGTAACAGCCTTATAGGTGGTATGATTAGGCCCAAGCTTACTAATCATAAGAGGAAATACACCCCAAAGGATATAATTGATGATGTGAAATCAAATTTAGGTGTAGATGTTAGCTACATGTTGGCGTGGCGGGCTAAAGAAAAGGCAATAAATTTTTTGAGAGGTGAACCGGCTGATTCATACAAAAAATTACCAGGATACTTATATACAATAGATAAGACATATCCAGGTTCACACATTAGAATggtaaaattgcccaaaaatgaGTTCATGATTGTGTATATATCTTTGTACGCCTTTATAAAGGGGTTTGATCATTGTAGACCCATTATGGTTTTGGATAGAAGTCACCTAAAATCTTACTACACCGATACATTCGTCTCGGCCAGCACGTTGGATGGTGCAG GTCATATATTGCCACTAGCATATGGTGTTATTGATTCAAAGAACGATGTTGCTTGGAcgtggttctttgagcaattcaagatagCATACGGTGACAAGGAAAACATGTGCATCGTTTCAGATAGAAATAAGAGTATCATTAAATCTGTATCGATAGTGTATCCAGATATACCGCATTTTGCCTGTATATGGCATCTATGGAACAACGTATATAAGGGATTCAAAAAGATCCATGCAAAGTTGAGCGAGATATACTTCTTGATGGCAAAAGCATACACACAAACTGAATTTGACAGTCTGATGGAGAAGGTGGAGAAGGTAGATATTAGGGTGAAAGAATACTTGGAGTTAGCTGGATACGAAAAGTGGGCTAGGTTGTATGCACCTGTTAACAGGGGATGGACCATGACGTCTAATATTGCTGAGTCAATCAATGTCGCACTAGTGTCAGTAAGAGAATTGCCAATATACGACTTCCTCGAAGAAGTTAGGAAGTTGTTTGGACATTGGAATTGCAGTAACTGCAAAGAAGCTACATAG
- the LOC104225565 gene encoding probable inactive nicotinamidase At3g16190, protein MRNPVHSLLSGNSKIVTTKIMASELNVGKWKNVALLVIDMQKDFIFGPMQVKGGQAIVPNVIKAVEVARNCGIHIVWVVRENDPLGRDVELFRRHFKPKLASKGSVGAELVDGLVMDVEEDYKLVKTRFSAFLNTHLHSYLQTNGITDLVFTGVQTPNCIRQTVFDAVSLDYKQVTVITDATAAATPDIHIANILDMKNIGVATPTLEEWCQST, encoded by the exons ATGAGAAACCCTGTCCATAGTTTGCTCTCTGGAAATTCTAAGATTGTAACAACAAAAATAATGGCCTCGGAATTAAATGTTGGCAAATGGAAGAACGTAGCTCTCCTTGTCATAGACATGCAG AAAGACTTCATATTTGGCCCTATGCAAGTAAAAGGAGGTCAAGCTATCGTCCCTAACGTTATCAAAGCTGTTGAGGTTGCAAGAAACTGTGGCATTCACATCGTTTGG GTTGTACGTGAGAATGATCCATTAGGGAGAGATGTTGAATTATTTCGTCGACACTTTAAACCAAAGCTGGCATCAAAGGGTAGTGTTGGGGCTGAACTAGTTGATGGGCTCGTTATGGACGTAGAAGAGGATTACAAGCTGGTCAAAACACGTTTCAGCGCATTTCTTAACACTCACCTTCACTCATATCTTCAGACCAATGGCATTACTGATTTGGTCTTCACTG GTGTCCAAACACCAAATTGCATACGGCAAACTGTATTTGATGCAGTATCATTGGACTATAAACAAGTGACAGTTATTACTGACGCCACAGCTGCTGCTACACCTGATATACACATTG CAAACATACTTGACATGAAAAATATTGGAGTAGCAACCCCTACATTGGAAGAATGGTGCCAATCTACATAG